The Sabethes cyaneus chromosome 1, idSabCyanKW18_F2, whole genome shotgun sequence DNA segment GGTAGGAACTAATGTCGTATAACGACAGCGAAGAAGGCACAGTgctgtctcggcactataaggtGGCTGCCCATAGTTATAGTAAGACAGCCTACTTAAACCAAAATACTATGAAGATTCAAGAAAACacggatcggaatattcggcatcgaccaaggtgacgaaacaaggacgacgaatactCGGTAGTTGAAACTACATCGCCAAAATTCGCAGGTGGCGCCCGAATAGCATGAACTCCGTAAACTGGGCTTCgcagctctgcaggaaatctgtcgcgaAGGAGAGAAGGTTAGGAAGATCCGCGGCGAAAAGGTTTAACAGATAGTCAACCGCTTCATTGACATTGTTGGCATTATACAATGGGGCCCAATCAACCATCATTAAAGAACGGTTCAACGCAACAAAATTAGGTCTTCGGAAGTCGAACTGAAATTCCTCCTCAGGTTCGGAAAATGAGGCAGGCATGGAACAATTCACGGTGGTTGTTATAGCTGGGTGGTAGGAATCAAGATCTACAAGCGGTTCAACAGCCTGGAGTACAGCGCATTCACGGACGACATACTTATTTACAAAAACTAAATCGAGTATACGATTTCGGTTGTTCACGACCGAATTCATCTGCTTCATGTCTAATAATGACATACCGTCGATAAGAACTGAGCTGGGACCGCTaaatagagatgtcgatggatCTGGGAATAACCAATTTTCAGTGCCTTTTTTCCAGACGAGACCTGGCTGGTTATAATCACCATACAGAAGATGGGCGTCATGAGTGTCCAGTGAATTGACAACAGCGTCAACACATTCAATGTGCCGTGCAAGGTAACTAGAATCTACTGCACATACAGGGGAAACATATGCTGCaccaatttgtttatttgtataaaaaatatcaacaggcctactggccctactgatacacttaaactagaatctacgtgctagtgccaggaaacgagttttcagtacctcgcggTTGACGTTTAAGTCGAAGCAATGTGTGAATCGAttgaaatggcgttgcagaccgatgattgttctaaatgtgctatagttggttcgccgatgcggtacacgcagaaatggaccgttgcgtagaacacgactttgggcgtatatgttgaggttcgcgagtagacatgggcaatccactctcgaggtcagcatgtcggcgactgccattgctctgatcacgtcgcgacgagtggtcaacgggtcaagatcgatgagtctgcagcgttgttcatagcagggcagctgaaaggggtcgttccagggcaatcttcgaagtgcaaaacgtatgaatcggcgctgcactgactcgattcggtcaactccattttggtagtacggactccacacaggagcacagtactcaaggttggaccggacaagagcacagtagagagctttgaggcagtagatgtcgttgaagttcttggcgatccgcatgataaatcccagattcctgcaggccttatcgacaatatatgcgatgtgctgtttgaagtcgagcttagagtcaagcagtattcccaagtccttaacacagttttcgcggcgtagaggcacgtctgatagaatgtagtcgaaaacgagagggttcaatttccttgagaatgtaattatttcacatttgtcggaatttagcagcatgcggttgtctgtgcaacattttgcaaaaatcagcagctgctcttgcaggaacgcggcgtcggacggactatcgactttagcatacagcttcagatcgtcggcaaaagagagtcgcgggcatttaagcaggaagttgacatcgttgaagtagatgaggaaaaccaaaggtccgagatggctaccttgtggaattccagaaCTAGCAGTGAAAGGTCTGGAGGTGAACCCGTTGATACTAACTTCTAGGTGGCGATCGGAGAGGTAGGAATTAAACCATCGTAGCAACGAGCCTCCGATtccgagtttgtccagtttggcgatggcgattcgatggttcaatttgtcgaaagcagcggaaaggtccgtgtaaataacgtccgtctgcgaccggtcgtcgaaactttttatcacgtcggacgtaagagttagaagattggttgtcgtggaccgctggggcataaagccgtgttgatcgtctacgacgacatattgcttaaagaatgcaaatacaggtgcatacacaacaagctcgaacagttttgatattgagtttagtgcagagatgccgcgatagttattcacatttctcctattcccctttttatgaacaggaaacatgtatgccgatttccatattgttgggaagacacctgtactgattgataaactgAACAGGTGGCTCATCGGAGCAACCAAGGCGTTGATACACTGTTTCAGCAGAACAGACGGAATACCATCCGGTCCAGAAGAACGAGAGGATTTTAGCTTCGCGGCGGCTGATATGACCATCGCGTCGTCGATGGAAAGGTGAGTTAAGCAATTGCTAAGTACGGGGACGCACTGGATGGCTGCGGAAATTTCTTCTCTTGTCAATCTTTCGTCAGTAAATACGCTGGAGAATTTCCGCGCGAATAGTTGGGAAATCTGTTCTGTGTTACTGGCAGTTTCACTACCCAGGAACATTACCGAAGGAAGCCCGTTGTCCTTCCGCTGTTCGTTGACGTGCTTCCAAAAGGATTTGGGATTCCTTTTCAGTTTACGTTCGATGTTGCTCAGGTAATTCCGGAAACAGGAGCGACTCAATCGTTTGTAACGCGTGTTGATCGACAAGTAGTGGTTACGGAGTGGCAACGttcgatattttgaaaatttcttgagAGCGGTCTTTCTCTCGGATTTCAGACGTCGTAACATAGCGTTTACCCAGGGTATCTGCTTCAGAGCGGGCATGGTTCTTTTTGGTACATGTCGATCGATAGCGTAGTTCAGGATGTTGGAGAAAGTCATTGCGGCAGAATTGACATCATCCTTGTCCAAAACTGCATCCCAATTGATGCTAGTCAGGGTTCTTTGGATTTCCCTGAAGTCCGCACGGGCGAAATCATAGTAGACGATCGGTGGTGCACTAGTCACGTCAAGACGTATTTGTTGACGGATAGTAACCAGCAAGGGTGGATGATGTGGAACGTCCTTAACTATAGGGGAAGGAGCCATCGCTATTTCGGGAGCCTGAACTTGCACACTAGCAAAGCATAAATCGAGAAAGCGACCGTTTTCGTTAGCAATGTTGTTAACTTGTTGCATGGTGGCAGTGCTGTAGCAGTCGAGTAACTCGTTAGTGAGTGGGGATAGAGACGACGAGCTAGAGTCAACGTACATGAAACCATTGCCTCGTCCGCGCCACTTTAACCCAGGCAGGTTGAAATCGCCCATAACTATTATCTCGTCTACTGGAGACGCCATTGAAGCTATTGCAGTAACTGAATTCATATGAGCATTCAAAATAACGGGATCGCGGATGCGATCAGGAGGCAGATACAGTGCACACAAGAACAGCCTCCGGTCTGCAAGCTTTACCGTCACCCACACTTGCTCGACGGGCAGCCAGTTGTCCTTTTTGACGATAGACGCTTTGAACTGGTGATGGACTGCTATCGAGACGCCACCTCCTGTGCTTTTGCGACTATTGTGTATGCTGCGGTCGCAACGGAACACCTCATAATTAGGCCCAAATATCTGCCGAGAGCACGTACGATTgtcaagccaggtttcggtcAATACGATTATCTCGTACGGACTGTCGGAGCAGGCGAGCAGATAGTCAACAGCACTCGTGTTCATTCCACCCACATTTTGGTAGTAGCAGTGAATATGTTGGGGTTCTGTGCGGTTGTACGGTTCCTGGTTGCGAAGCGAAGGACTGGAAGCAGAGTACGGATCACCAGTGGGGCGGGAATCAATAATTACGAACTTGCCTGGCAGGGGGTTTTGGACGCCCCGTCCGCTGCTCCCGCAcgcaggaccgggacggctgCTGGTCGCTGGCTGGAATGACTTGACTGCGGCAGGGAGGTCGGGGGCGTCCATGGTGCCAACAACAGTGCATCCCGGTGTTCCGGTGTAAGTTGGTTGACTGAAACTGGCAGAAGCATCGAGCCGGCGGAAATCAGTTGGCTGAACTTCGAGGATCGGTAAGCCGGTAGTTGAAGAACTGGAAACGTAAACTGCATCAGCAGAGAAATAGCGGTTCAGCGTGATATACTTGCCGAGGGTGAGTGTCTGGAAGCCCTGGCTCCCGCACCCGCACACAGGACCGGAACGACTGATGTACGCTGGCGGGAATGTCTCGACTGCGGCGGGGGGGTTGGGAGCTTCCATGATGCTGTACTCGATGCATTCCGGTATCGCCTGAATTTCAGCAACTAGGCGTCTGAAGTCGACGGCTCTAAAGGGGCTGGAGAGTCCAGCGCCATCGGAGTCACGGATAAGGTGTCGACAGCAGAGTTACCAGGTGGTTTAACGGCTGGAGTTGCAGGCGGAGCGGTGGGAATAGGGGGAAGCCATACCGATGGATTCGAACGAGCGTCGTCGAATTCCCTAAAATCGATTCCTAGTGGCCAACAGTCGGGGGTCAAGGCCGCAGCTTTGTATTTCAAGGGAATGCCAACCTTGAAGGACACGAAATTTAGCGACTGGAGGTCAGTACCCTTTTTTACTAAGGGAACAACTCGAATGGCATCCCGAATCTGTAGGCCATCCCGAACTAGTCCTTCGACAACGTCAGTGGTCACGGTGGGGTGGAAACGCGACAAGTACACCCAGAATAAATTGGGTGGGGAACTGACCACAAGCTTATCACGGTTCTCAACGGGCCTCGTTCCGGCGGCCGGTTTATTCGGAGTCACCGAGTCACCTTGGCGACGTTTTGAAGGACGATCGCGGTCCGGTATCCGCATCGGGGTTGCAGCATTGACCTTGTCGGCAAGTTTTGCAACCTGATGGTTATTCCTGACAATTTCGTCTTTGAGTTCCGAGATTCCATTTATTTGCCCCTCGATGACGGTAGAGATGACATTTCCGAGAGACGAAACCACACTTTTGAAGCGCGCAATCTTCATTAGTTTTACGCACTCGTCACACATCCAGAATAAGTTGGGGTTTTCGTGGAGAATCTTCGAGAACGGGCCGTTGAAACCAGCGCACCGAACATGGCAGGCTTGGTCGCAAAAACCCATACATGTAATATGATCATCTGCTTTTTTCAGTGTTTTAGCACAGCGGTCACAAGCGGAACAGTTGGTCATATTGACTCGAAAAATATCGATTCTTGTTAGAGTGTACGGTATGCGACCGCCGATATGGATGCCCTTAGGATCACTCTGACAGCAGGTACACGCAGCGTGCAGATTTATTTCCGTGTAGCACTGGCACTGGCTTCGTacaagatgtaaacaaaacagtcgAACAAGATCACCTAAAAGCTCGTAGAGTCACTTCGATTGTGTTCGATTGTTAAAATTACTATTGAAAAACGCCACAGGCAATCTTCGTTAGCACTCTTCacaaagaaaaaacaataaaacaaacgaTACACAAGTAAAATAATATCGAAAACTTAGCGGGTGGTAAAAACACAGCTATCAACGTTCAATACACTGAACCGATGAACCAATGAATACATTCCTATCGGTAGTGAAAATGCGAACCCATAGATGTTCAATGTCGTCATTGCCAGGTaaagttggaatttttttcgaaCCCAGACGGTTCGACACTGCAATAAGGACGCCTCCGCCTCTCTTTTTCCCGGTACTATCTACATCACGATCCCTACGGTGTACAGTATAACAATGGCCAAACAGTTGCGGTGAAAGAAATTCCTCATTTAGAAAAGTCTCAGTAAGAACGATTACATCGTAGTCCGCATCCAATACAGCCAGGCTTTGTCCGCTGGCTTAAGAGTTACTTAACAAATCGACAACTCTCAGTAAAGTTAGGCTCTACTGAATCGTACAGTTTTTGTAATCGATCAggagttccacagggaagtaacttAGGACCGTTACTATTCCTTATATTCTTTAACGATGTTTGCTTTGCGATACCTCCTAGCTGCAAGCTGTTGTATGCAGATGATTTAAAAATGTTCCTCACTGTGCGATCTGCTGAAGACTGCAAACAACTGCAAGATTATATTAATCTGTTTACAGAGTGGTGTCACCTGAATAATCTTACCGTCAGTGTGTCAAAATGCTCAGTCATCACCTTTAGTCGAAGCAACACTCCAATTGTGTACGCTTACGAGATTGAAGGGTCCCGCCTTGAACGTGTCTGTGTTGTTAAAGATTTAGGGGTTGAACTGGATTCTAGAATGACCTTTCAAAACCACTACTCTAACATCATTTCTAAAGCGAATCGCAATTTAGGCTTCATAATGCGCATAGCCGACGATTTCCGTGATCTACATTGTTTGCGAGCTTTATACTTTTCGTTGGTGCGATAGATTCTTGACATGGCTTCTGTGGTGTGGTGTCCGTTTACATATACTTGGTCGGCCAGAATCGAGGCTGTACAACGTAGATTCGTCAGATACGCGCTGAGACATCTTCCATGGTCGGACCCTAGGAATCTCCCACCATATGAGGACAGATGTAGGTTACTTAATATCGAAACGCTGAGTAGCAGGAGATTTGTATCAAGAGCAGTCTTCGTTGCTCAACTCCTAAAGAGCGAAATCGATGCCCCTGAACTTCTGTCCTGCATTAACGTTAACATTATGCCACGTCCGCTCAGATCCCGAGAATTTCTTCGGCCTACTTATCATCGTACGCAATACGGACAACACGAACCAATCCAGGCGATGTGCAGTGTTTTTAATGACGTGTATGACCAATTTGATTTTACGATTTCGACGAATACTTTTAAAAATAGGATTAAGACAAGTTTAATATGATACGAATTTAATGTTTTCTGTATTTGGTTTATATTTCTATGTAATAAGTTAAATGTTAGCGTTAAATTGATTAATCGTGaaaagataatgggtttttgtgccgatttgagaatgagGTTATTAATCTCAACTCAAACCGGCTTTTCCCGTTCAAACCTTCACTTAGATATAAGGTCAGATGAAGAaagttaataataaataaataaataaataaaatttgtcGACTTTCGTACGGAGCCCTCTTGTGTTTTGGTAGTAGATGCTGAGAGTACTCACCGGAACAGGCATAGCGTCTTtggtgtgtgtagcaaaatccGAAATTGTACTCGTGTCATGTGGAGATCCCGAGCTGGAAGCGGGAAAAGGAACACGACTTTCAGCTGCTGGCAGGAACTCGGGGGATCTTATGATGCCAACATCATTTACTTGaactttaaacgtgaaaactaaatctattcttgctttttatatatccgttattattttccgtgcaaaaaaaatacgaaaagaaagacaaaattgaatgaaattttttttgccgattttcggaaattccgttgatcgaaatttccatttctgttccgtgttagaagcgttaatactcatttttcgagtgtcaaaaactttaaaaataatttgcaatggccttattgtaaTTAGAGCAGCTGGTATGCTCTCAGTAAACTATCCAAAAGGGAAGGGTGAACAGCGAGCTGAAAGTCAAGTTGGGTGCCATTTTTTGGTGCGGGGGTAGTACAATTTTTAGGTATGATCTCGTCTCGATTTTATATTTCGGTATAGAATATAAAAAGATTAAGTATGTTTGAAGCCTATAGCAGTGAAAACACGATTTTTCTATGTAATGCTCCTCCAATTtggtttactttaaattttctttttgtaGTAATATCTACATTTTTACCTGCAAGATTTTGCTTTAGTCTATTCATTCTACTGCACTTTCTAAACCCGTCACGGGAAAACCTCGAATATAATCGACTTCATCTCTTAACGCATGATGACCGAAACCAGCAATGTGTGTCCGTTTGATCTGTTCCTGGTAAGCCACATCCATCTGCCGTATCTGATTTCCGGATACGATTGAGTTGTAGGTATTCGATTCGCAAACAACAACTGCCGTGTCGGCCGTGGCGAAGCCTAAGCCACACTAGCAACAGGCAATAATCGATAGCGGCTGTGCAATAAACTATATGTGAGAACTTCATCATCTCGCGTCATCGTAAAGATGATCACATTTACACAATGTTCAACACGATTGACAGTCATGATATAGTCGGCGAAGTGTGGGATACATCAAAATGATTAATGACACGAATGTTAACCTTTCCCCCCAGCCCGTTCGGATGAATGATACGAAAAGTTGCCTCTAGGCTGCCATGGCAGCCGACCGGGGGGAGTCCCGGACTATACCGTCAGAGCTTGCAGTGATGCCTGATAGGCACAAATGAAGAGCTGTGTGTAAATGTTAACACCCCCGTTTTTTTGCTGACAATAGCAGTGAAAACGAGCGACCGTTTATTCAATTAATTTGCTCTCGTTATCGCAGGACATCATCTGTTACTGGCGAAGAAAGCACGACGAAAGCAAATATTTTTCCTGTGGTATCTTACTAGTAGACAAATTGGAAAATCGAATTGGCCGCCAAAATagcaaagaaaaataaacgacCAATTTCCGTCAGCCGAAAATGGAAACCAACAGGGGAAGCTGAAGACGGTCTGAACTGGCGAGCGGGAGGAGCTACCCACCTCGGATGGTTGTTTCTTCGCGATTGTAGCTGAAAAGCACGTGCCATTCGTTGAACCGCTGGTAGGTAAACAGAACAAGACAGAAGCTTCACCAATCAAATGTTTACACAGCTCCGTCTCGGAACAAACCGCTTTGGTTTGATGCGTTTTCATTTCGAACGACGATCCGAACGAGTGTTCACGcgggctgtgtgtgtgtgtgctggtGATGGTGGTGCTGACggtgatgattatgatgatatGTACATACGCTGGCATGGAATCTGGAAATTCGTCGGAGAGTATTTGCGTCTATTTTTGGCCCCACTCAGTGGCGACCCGTTCGATTTGGTCGAATATTTTGCATTGTATCACACTATCCGTGAGGCACCGAATAAATATGCTGTCATGCCGTGTTGGTGGTAGGATTTGTTTCTCCTAGCGGTGTTTAATTATTTACCAATGAATTTACACAACTTTGTAGTCTGACACCGTTTTGCTTATAGTTCCAGATCGTGATGATGCAcgacgatgcgatgcgatgcgatggtaCGGTGCAGAAGTGTGAGACGACCGAGTGGAGCTAATTTCATTAATTCCAAGACACAACTCTTGAAAGGCACTTTTCGGAAAGGAAGGTAGCATTGAAAAGCTGTTTTCGTATTGCCGCTTTCGTTCGGTGGGTAGAACATTGAATGCAGCAAAATAAACAGCAGAACCTCAGAATGCACCGCTTTGTCGTGGTGAATCTCAATGGTTTGCTTGCCTTACCTCGCACCTACCGTTGAGTGCAGGAGAAATATGCAGGAGGAATATCAGGGTACGACATGATTTCGTAATTTATTATATGCTAGAAAGTAATCATCACTGTCGCTGCCCATGATTTCATAGTTGGCGTAAAAGCTAGAATAACAAAAATGTATTTATTCCGCGCTATGCATTCTTAACCATGTAATACAGATGCTCAACATGCAAGTGATATGATGGGAATGATgggaaaatgacataaaaattaaatataatcGGCTATTTGGATGtctgaaaaaagaaaatgaacaaaaagaGACGGAAAGAACTccaaaaacgaacaaaaacaaTCCAATGTCAATCATCAATACAAAACCGACACAAAATTGGTACAAAACTAAGCATAAGTGTAGGATGCCGTCCGTGTGCTGCTACAGTatggttccgattatatcagcccccTACTAAATCTACCCCTGATTAAAACAGCTTTTTCTCGATTATATCAGCcccaaaaataagttttttgtttgttgtttttcagtTATGTAATGATTCCTTTAAGGCCATATAACCAGCCAAATGAGTGTTTAGCGTTCAGCATAGATGTAGCAAATATCAAtagaaacaactttgtcgaagacatcaTAGCTGTATCTCTTTATTGAAATTAATTAGTTCTGAAGCGGTATTTGTGGAAaaccccttaaaaacagttttttgaccctaacttattctggtcaatttttacgtattcatagtgttctataaagttattcaTCTTACTAAAATCCACGTTTTGTTGGACCATCGTTATACACTGTTTTATAAATTTTCCAAGATCTTGAGCTTTTTCGGtgcaaaatagtacttctttgagcttaaatatttctcaAGGTGGTGATTGGTGACAGAAAAAACAATTCAcacataaaagtacaacaaaaatccCGTAAAAGCAAGTATCAGTTGTATGTATCTGATAGTATCCTCAAAAATTacagttgttttaaaaagttCTTTCAAGTTCtttttacaaacaaatcattatatttcgtcaATCATAAGAGCTACTGTTACTATATTTGataaagttacttattttagtatattctacaacttttgtaaaGACATCGTATTTTTGGTAAGTATTTAAAACCATTTAACCCCCCCCCCGTTCCGCccggttagcttcgaggtacgatgcttgtctaacaagccagtcgtcgtatgttcgaatctcagctaagcggtgctgctagatatagTCAATAGGAtagttgcactagcctcgtaatagtcctgtactctaacagccggccgcgaagtcCGTTCAATTctatcagcccaaaattcacggAGGAGCTGATGTAATCGGAACAATACTGTATTCCGTTATTGACCTGGACAGATG contains these protein-coding regions:
- the LOC128745646 gene encoding uncharacterized protein LOC128745646, with product MTNCSACDRCAKTLKKADDHITCMGFCDQACHVRCAGFNGPFSKILHENPNLFWMCDECVKLMKIARFKSVVSSLGNVISTVIEGQINGISELKDEIVRNNHQVAKLADKVNAATPMRIPDRDRPSKRRQGDSVTPNKPAAGTRPVENRDKLVVSSPPNLFWVYLSRFHPTVTTDVVEGLVRDGLQIRDAIRVVPLVKKGTDLQSLNFVSFKVGIPLKYKAAALTPDCWPLGIDFREFDDARSNPSVWLPPIPTAPPATPAVKPPGNSAVDTLSVTPMALDSPAPLEPSTSDA